In one Dermacentor albipictus isolate Rhodes 1998 colony chromosome 4, USDA_Dalb.pri_finalv2, whole genome shotgun sequence genomic region, the following are encoded:
- the LOC135899526 gene encoding glycine receptor subunit alpha-2-like isoform X2, producing the protein MSGPTQVACEIYIRSFGSINPATMDYEVDLYLRQRWHDDRFEMSGISGPLDLNDPKLVQRIWKPEVFFANAKHAEFQYVTVPNVLVRISPTGDILYMLRLKLTFSCMMDLYRYPLDAQVCSIELASFSKTTDELQLHWSKASPVILYENMKLPQFEIQNVNTSLCNETFHIGEYSCLKAEFNLQRSIGYHLVQSYLPTILIVVISWVSFWLDVEAIPARITLGVTTLLTISSKGAGIQGNLPPVSYVKAIDVWMGACTMFVFAALLEFTFVNYLWRKRPATAKSPPPVVAAMPESKVAVLLPCNGNLGPCSPITGGTDISPSPTGPEAVRNRHKVQAKRIDQTCRIAFPMAFLAFSVAYWPYYLL; encoded by the exons GTGGACCCACTCAAGTCGCTTGCGAAATCTACATCAGGAGCTTCGGCTCTATCAATCCGGCAACAATG GATTACGAAGTGGACCTCTACCtgcgacaacgatggcatgatgaccgCTTTGAGATGAGCGGCATTAGTGGACCCCTCGACCTGAACGATCCCAAACTGGTGCAACGTATATGGAAACCCGAAGTATTTTTTGCCAATGCAAAGCATGCGGAGTTCCAGTACGTGACGGTGCCCAACGTCCTAGTACGCATCAGTCCTACGGGGGACATTCTCTACATGCTCAG GTTGAAGCTGACTTTTTCTTGCATGATGGACCTTTACCGGTACCCCCTAGACGCACAAGTTTGCAGCATTGAACTCGCTTCGT TTTCGAAGACGACGGACGAGCTACAGCTGCACTGGTCTAAGGCATCGCCTGTGATCCTCTATGAAAACATGAAGCTCCCACAATTTGAAATTCAAAACGTGAACACGTCCCTGTGCAATGAGACATTCCACATTG GAGAGTACAGCTGCCTGAAAGCCGAGTTCAACCTACAGCGTTCTATTGGCTACCACCTCGTCCAATCGTATCTGCCCACCATTTTGATCGTGGTCATCTCTTGGGTCTCCTTCTGGCTCGACGTGGAAGCGATTCCAGCCCGAATCACATTGGGAGTCACCACACTTCTTACCATCTCATCCAAGGGTGCCGGCATACAAGGGAACCTACCGCCCGTCTCGTACGTCAAGGCAATCGACGTCTGGATGGGCGCCTGCACCATGTTCGTGTTTGCCGCACTGCTTGAGTTCACCTTTGTCAACTACCTGTGGAGGAAGCGGCCCGCGACTGCCAAGTCACCACCTCCGGTGGTCGCAGCCATGCCCGAGAGCAAAGTGGCTGTG CTCCTCCCATGCAACGGAAACTTG GGGCCATGCAGCCCCATCACTGGTGGTACAGACATCAGCCCTTCGCCCACAGGTCCTGAAGCTGTCAGAAACAGACACAAGGTTCAGGCCAAAAGAATCGACCAAACCTGCAGGATAGCATTTCCCATGGCTTTCCTGGCGTTTAGCGTCGCATACTGGCCATATTATCTTTTGTGA